The window ACTATATCTGGATATTTTTCTTTGTCTTTTTTGGCAAGTCTAAAAGATGTTCCTTCTGCGGGAGTTGCTTCTAAATTGTAAAGACCCCCATCGTCTTGTTGATATTTAGTTATTTGAGACCTCATAAAATCTAGAACTTCTTTTGCAAATTTATTGCCTTCTTTTGCACCAATGTTTTTCTGAACTGGTTTAAAATTTAAAATTGCTTCATTTAAACCAACAAGTCCAATCGTTGAAAAGTGATTTCCCCAATACCCTCCTCTTATCTTCTTTACGCCCTCTAAATAATGTCGGGAATAAGGATAAAGTCCTTTCTCAGTAAGATCTTCTATTGTTTTTCTTTTAATCTCAAGACTTTCTTTTGCTATGTCCATTAATTTCCCCAGTTTATCAAAAAATTCTTTTTTTGTTTTTGAAAGATATCCTATCCTTGGCATATTTATTGTCACAACTCCAACACTTCCGGTTAGGGGGTTTGAACCAAAAAGCCCCCCTCCCCTATGATAAAGTTCTCTGTTATCAAGTCTTAACCTACAACACATAGAACGAACATCGTCCGGCTTCATTTCAGAGTTTATAAAGTTAGAAAAATAAGGAATCCCGTACTTGGCTGTCATTTCCCAAACTGGCTCAATTATGGGATTTTCCCAATTGAAATCTTTTGTAATGTTGTAAGTCGGGATTGGAAATGTAAAGGGTCTGCCTTTTGCATCCCCTTCCATCATTACCTCAGCAAAAGCTTTATTTATTAAATCCATTTCATTTTGAAATTCGCCGTAGGTTTCATCTTTTGCCTTACCGCCAATAATAACCGGCTGTTTTTTTAATATTTCAGGAACCTTAACATCCATTGTAATATTAGTAAAAGGAGTTTGAAAACCAACTCTTGTTGGTACATTACAATTAAAAAGGAATTCCTGCATTGCTTGTTTCACCTGTTCATAGGTTAAATTATCATAACGCACGAAAGGAGCTAAAAATGTATCAAAAGAACTAAACGCTTCAGCTCCAGCGGCCTCTCCTTGTAGTGTATAGAAAAAATTTACAATTTGACCAAGAGTACTTCTTAAGTGTTTTGGTGGTTTTGATTCCATTTTGCCAAAAACTCCACCGAATCCTTTTAAAAGAAGATCGTAAAGATCCCAACCACAACAATAAGGACCTAGGGTCTGAAGATTATGAATGTGTATATCCCCACCTGCAGCTGCTTCCCTTACTTCGGGCGGATAAACTTTATTTAACCAATATTTCTTTATAATGGCGGAAGAGACATAATTATTAAGACCCTGCAAGGAATAAGACATATTACTGTTTTCACGAACTTCCCAATCCATCTCCCCAATATACTGATCAACCATATCAGCTGTATCTTCTATTGAAACTCGCATTTCTCTCAATTTTCTATGCTGATCGCGGTATAAAATATATGCTTTGGCTGTTTCTATATAATCTCCCAAAATCAAAGCCTCCTCTACTATATCTTGAACCTGTTCAACCGTTGGAATTCCTTTGGTTTTTTCTTCGAGAGTTTTTAAAACTTTCTGAGTAAGTTTTTTTGCTATGTCGCCATCTCCTTGACTAGTTGCAATTAAGGCTTTGTGAATGGCTTTTTCTATTTTTTTTGAATCAAAATCTACTATACGGCCATCACGTTTTTGGATTTGAGTAAATCTTACCATTTTTTTATGGGTCTTAGTTTTAAAACAAGATAAAATAAAAAAATTAATCTTTCTCTTCTTTTTCTTCGTTCTTTCCTTTTCTTCTTAAAAAAGCTGGAACGTCCCATTCACTTCCTTCGTCTTTCTCTTCTTTTTCTTCTTCATCTTCTCTTCTTGAAGTAAGTCCTGATTTATTAATCTTTGGTTTTATTTCGGGAATATTATTAAATCCAGTTGCGATAACTGTAACTTTAACTTCGTTTTTTCTTAACGCTTCATCCATTACAGCTCCAAAAATTATCTTTGCGTCGGAATCAACTGATTTTGTAATCATCTTCGATCCTTCGTTTACTTCGCTCATTGTTAAATCTTCTCCTCCAGCGATAGTAAATAATAGCCCCTTAGCCCCGTCAATTGAAACTTCAATCAGGGGTGAATTTACAGCCTCGTGTGCTGCCTCTTCCATTCTACTTTCTCCCTTCGCTCTTCCAATGCCCATTAATGCCCAGCCGGAATCTTTCATAATTGTTTTGACATCAGCAAAATCAACATTTACTATCCCGGGTTTTACAATAAGATCTGAAATTGCCTGGACTCCCTGAGACAAAACATTATCAACGTAAGAGAAAGCATTAATTAATGTAACTTTTTCATCAATAGTTGTTAAAACCTTATCGTTTGGAATTACAATTAAACTATCTACCTTATCTTTAAGCTCCGAAAGGCCATCTTCTGCAATCGACGCTCTTTGCTCGCCCTCAAAAGAAAATGGTTTTGTCACTATTGCTACTGTAAGAGCACCTGTGTTTCTTGCAATATCTGCAACAATTGGAGCGCTTGGCGTTCCTGTGCCACCACCAAGTCCAGCGGTTATAAAAACCATATCTGCTCCTTTCAAAGTTTCTTCTACTTCTTCTCTTGACTCTTCGCACGCTTGCCTACCTGTTTCTATATTCATTCCAGCACCAAGACCACGAGTAACACTCTTTCCAATAAGAATTTTTTCAGGGGCCTTACAATGATGAAGAGCCTGAGCGTCTGTGTTTATCCCTATAAAATCGATCCCTTTTATCTTTTGCCTTACCATTCTAGAAACGGAATTACAACCTCCTCCTCCGACGCCAATAACTTTAATTCTGGCAAAAGATTCAATTTCTGGTTTTACTTGTGGCATAAATTTTTTGAGCAACGCGATAAAAATTTAATGCGTAAGCTCCATAATTTTTTGAGTTTAGTAAAAAAATAAAAACAACAACCAAGGTTCTTATTTTAACAGATTATTTCTTTAGGGCAATAGCCCCTCAAACCATTTTTTGGCTTTGGAAAATTTATTTCCAATCTTTAATTTTTTAGGAAGTACAAATCCCTTATCTTCATTTTCTTTCATCTCCCACAAAAGCAGTCCTATTGCTGTCGCAAAAGAAGGATCATCAACCTTATCAACAATACCCTCAACCCTAGACGGAAAACCAACCTGGCAAGGTAGATGAAGTTCCTTTTTGACAGCCTCTTCCATGCCTGGTATTCTTGCACTCCCACCAGTCAAAACAACACCACCAGGTAAAAGCCTTTCTCTTTCAATTTTTTTAAGTTCCTTATTAACTAATTCTAAAATTTCAGTATTTCTTGCTTCAATTACATCAATTAATTTTTTTCGCGATATTTTTTTATCGCTCTTTTCATCGCCAAACTCACTAAGATTGATTTCTTCTTTCCTCCCTCCTCCATTGGCACAAGCCATGCCATATTTTAATTTTAATTTTTCTGCAACTTCAATTGATAATTGAAAAGCAATCGCAACATCATTTGTAATGTGTGAACCACCAATTGGTAAAACAGAAGCGGAAAGAAGATTGCCGTCCTCAAAGACGCAAAGCCCGGTTGAACTTCCCCCGATATCCAAAACTAGAACACCAAGTTCTTTTTGGCGCTTTGAAAGTACGGCTTCAGATGCCGCGAGAGTTGAAAAAACAAGACCACTTACACTACTTCCTGCTTCCTCAACAGCTTTCATAAAGCCGTTAATATAAGAGGTTGATGCCATGATTACCTCGCATTCTACTTCTAATCTTACTCCGTGCATTCCTAAAGGATCACGGATTCCTTTTTCTTTATCAACGATAAATTCTTTTGGTATAACGTGAATAATTTCTTTATTCTTTGGTAAAGAAACAGCCTCTGCCGCCTTAATAGCTCTTTGAACATCATCGTCTGTAATTTCACCATCTGCTCGAGAAGCAGCAATAACACCTCTTGAGGTTATAGATTGAATATGTGGTCCGCCAACACTTGCAATAAAACTAGGTATTTTACCTCCGGTCCTTTGTTCTATTTCATTAATGTTTGTTTGAATTGCTTCTCCTGCATCGTCCTGATCAAAAATCTGACCTCTTCTAATTCCTTGAGATTCTGTAGTATTTGCTGCAATAATCTGCAAAGGAAGATTAGGTAAAATCTCGCCTACTATAGATCTTATACTTGAAGATCCTACATCGAGCGCAAAAATACAATTACTAGATCTTGAAGACATAATGTCTTTATTTTTTAGAATTATCTTTTTTATCTGCTTCTTTTTTTGTTGCCTCTTCTGGGACTTTTGTTTCTTCTTTACCTTCTGCCACCTCTTCACCTTCCTCGCCTTCCTCTTTCTTCTCGCCAACAACCTCAATATCTTCAATTTTCTCTTCTTCTGGCTCTTCTTCTATCTTTTCTTCTTTCACTCTACCAACAACTGCTACTATCTCATCTGGTTCGGCTAAAATTTTTACTTGTTCTGGTACAACTAAATCTTTAATTTTAATTTCATCATCAAGCTGGGCAAGTGAAGAAACATCAACTTCTATAGAATGTACAAGATTATTTGGCAATGCTTTTATCTCAATTTCGTGCAAGTTTTTAATTAAAACACCACCCAATTCTTTCTCTGCGGGAGACTCGCCTTTAAAATCAAGGGGAACAGTAACCTCTACTTCTTCATTCATTGGAAGTTGAAAAAAATCAGCATGGAGAAATTCTCCCGACAAAGGGTCCTTTTGAACCTCTCTTATAAGAACGGGATACTCTTCTTCTTTGTCTCCTTTCATTTTCAATTTAATAATTGTGCTCTCGCCCGCTTCTTCATAAGCACCTCTAAAGTCGTTATAATTTGTCTTTATAGGAATGTTTCCAAGTTCTTTCCCATACACAACAGCAGGAAGTAAATTATCCTTTCTTAAAAAATCTGTTTTTTCTTTCAATTTTTCTCTTTTTTCAACGATTAAAGATAGCATATCGAATTAGCAATAAATTATCAACTATTATTAAATAAATTAATTTTTTCTAGAACGACTTTCTCGATTTCTTTAGATATTGTTGGAAATAGTTTATAAGGAATTACTTCTTTTTTATTTTCGTTTAGGGTTTTTTCAAGGCCTTTTCTCCAGGCAATTCTAATCTCTGTATTAATATTGATTTTTCTTATTCCTTTTTGGATAGCTTTTTTTATCGATTTTTTTGAAATACCCGACCCCCCATGTAAAACTAAAAAGGCCCTAGCGCCTACTTTATTTTTTATCATATTTAACCTATCAAGGTCAAGGTGGGGCATTTTCGCCCAAACTCCATGAATGTTACCTATAACTACAGCCAAACCGTCAACTTTCGTTTCCCTCACAAAAAAATCTGCTTCTTCAGGAGAAGTTAAATCTTCCTTTTTAATCTTCGCATAATCTTTATGTAAAAAAGAACCGCCCCTTAAATATCCCAATTCTCCCTCAATAATTACTCCTTTCTTTTTAGCATAAATTACAACTTCTTTTGTTTTCTTTATATTAGTTTTAAGAGAAAAACTCGAACCATCAAAGTGAACCATATCGTATCCCGCCTCTATTGCTTTTTTAATATAAGAAAAAGATTTGCCATGGTCTAAATTTAAAATTACAGGAAAACCCAATTCTTTCTCCGCTATATCTCTAAGTTTAACTGCAAGGCTCGGAGTTAAAAACTTACTCTCACTTTCTGAAGTTCCAAAAATAAATGTTTTTTTTGTTTTTTTTGCGGCAGATAAAATAGCCTTAAATTGTGAGATATCCGAAAAGTTAAATTGTCCAATAGCAATTTTTTTCTTCTGGGCATCTCTAAATATTCTTATTTTTGATTTTTCCATAATTTTATTTTTGATTTTTTCATAATTAATCCTTTTCTTGTCATTTCTTTTGGTTTTTTAATTCCCATAATTTCTAATATTGTTGGTGCGACATCTCCAAGAACGCCTTCTTTTAATCTTATGTTTTTATATTTTTTTTCTTTACTGATTAAAATAAAAGGGGTTTTGTTTTTCGAATGCTTCGTATCAACTTCTCTTGTCTCGGTATTTAACATCTCTTCGATATTGCCATGATCGGAAGTAACAACGCATATAAAATTATTTTTCAGCGCTTCATTAATTAGGCTTTTTATTAGTTTGTCTAACACTTCAAGACATTTAATACCAGCTTTTAAATCTCCTGTATGGGCTATCATATCGGGATTGGCATAATTTACACAAATGAAGTTGTAATTTCCTTTTTTTATTTTTTCTTTCAGTATCTTTGTTAATTTAACAGCGCTCATCTCTGGAGTTTTATCATAACAATCAACATCCGGGGAAGGAACCCTTATTGTTTCTTCTCCTACAACAGGAACTGACCAACCGCCATTAAAGAAGAAAGTAACATGTGCATATTTTTCCGATTCTGCAATATATAATTGCTTTCCATCGCAAATTCCTTCTCTTTCACAAAGGGCGAAAGGTAAAGAATTTACAACGTCTCTTGATGGAAATGCTGTTAATATTTTTGATAATTCTGGCCCAAAATCAGTCATTGCTACAAATCTTATATTCTTGGGTATTTTTTTTCTTTTGAAAGCACCAGGGTTTAAAGTATTAAAATCTTCTTGCGTAAAGGGCTTTGTTAATTCTCTTGCTCTATCTGATCTTAAATTGAAAAATATTACAATATCATTTTCATCTATGGTTGCTGTTGGCTTTCCGTCTTTCATAATCACTGACGGCATAATAAATTCATCGGTAAGTCCCTGATTATAAGATTTTACAATTGCGTCTTCCGCGCTTTCTACCTCAACCCCTTTTCCTAAAGTTAAAAGATTGTAAACCTTTTCAATGTTGCTCCAATTCTTTTTTCTGTCCATTGCATAGAATCTTCCAACAATACTTGCGACAACTTCGCCATTTTTAAAATTCTTTTTAAGGTGTCTTAAAAATTCGATAGAGCCATGAGGAGAAGAATCTCTGCCGTCGGTAAATAGATGTAAAATTGGTTTGATTTTCTCTCTTTTTGCAAGTTCAAACAAACCATAAAGATGATCGGGATAAACATGTGGGCTTTCTTTACCGCTCAAAAGACCCATTAAGTGAAATTTTGATTTATGCTTTTTTAAATGATATATTGCTTGACGGAAAGCTTCGTTTTTAAAAAACGTTCCATCTTTTATACTATTTGAAATAAAAATTGCATCTTGCAAAACAACTCTTCCTGCTCCAAGATTCATATGCCCAGCTTCTGAATTACCATCTTGATTATTTGGAAGACCAGCATACTTCCCATGACATAAAAGTTTTGTGTGTGGATAATTTTTCCAGGCATAATCAAGATAGGGCGTTTTTGCAAGAGTAAACGCATTTCCTTCTTTTTTATCAGATAAACCCAGGCCATCTATAATTATCAAGAGTATATTTTGTTTTTTATTTTCTAAAATATTCTTTATCATGTTTTTCTTTTAAGGAGTCAATAATTTTTATAAATTCTCCGGGCTTTAACGATGCTCCCCCAACAAGCAATCCTTCAAATCCCCCTTCAATATAATTTCTTGCGTTTTTCCCATTTACGCTTCCTCCATATAAAAAGCTAATTCTATCAACTGTATTTTGAGATAGTATTTTAAGAAGTTCTTTTTTTATATACATTAAAATACTCATTGCTTCGTCACTTTTACAATTTTTCCCCGTTCCAATCGCCCAAACCGGTTCATAAGCGATAATTATATTTGTTGTGTGACGCCCAGATAATAATCCGATAGTATTTTCAATTTGCGCACGTAAAACGTCAAATGTTAAATTTTCTTTTCGATCCTCTTCTGTCTCGCCAATACACAAAACTACTTTTAATCCAATTTTTAATGCTGTTTTTAACTTCTTTGAAATAATTTCATCCGTTTCTTCTAAAATTTTTCTTCTTTCGGAATGGCCTAAAATTACATACTGACAGCCCATACCCCTCAGCATGGTTGGAGAAATTTCTCCTGTAAATGCTCCTTTTTCTTCCCAAAAACAATTTTGCCCGCCAAGTTTTAATTTTAAATTTTCCTGCTTAATAAGTTCTTTCTTTAAACCTTCTATATATATTGAAGGAGGGCAAATAATAATTTCTATTCCTTCCTTACTTTTTATTTCTTTTCGAATAGAATTTAAAATTGCCTTAGCTCCATCAATATTTTCTGGATTCATTTTCCAATTAGCTACAATAATTTTTTGTTTTGTCATAAAAATTTTTTACTACCACGTTTTTTTCTCACTCTTTATTCTTTCTTTTGTGTCTCTATCTAAAAACAGTCTATATAAAATTATTTTTTTATTATTTTTTATTTTAGAAAAACTTCCGGGCTCACCAAGAATTCTTTGTAAAAAAATCAAAAATAGTGTCACGAAAGAAAAAAT is drawn from Candidatus Paceibacterota bacterium and contains these coding sequences:
- a CDS encoding ribonucleoside triphosphate reductase — protein: MVRFTQIQKRDGRIVDFDSKKIEKAIHKALIATSQGDGDIAKKLTQKVLKTLEEKTKGIPTVEQVQDIVEEALILGDYIETAKAYILYRDQHRKLREMRVSIEDTADMVDQYIGEMDWEVRENSNMSYSLQGLNNYVSSAIIKKYWLNKVYPPEVREAAAGGDIHIHNLQTLGPYCCGWDLYDLLLKGFGGVFGKMESKPPKHLRSTLGQIVNFFYTLQGEAAGAEAFSSFDTFLAPFVRYDNLTYEQVKQAMQEFLFNCNVPTRVGFQTPFTNITMDVKVPEILKKQPVIIGGKAKDETYGEFQNEMDLINKAFAEVMMEGDAKGRPFTFPIPTYNITKDFNWENPIIEPVWEMTAKYGIPYFSNFINSEMKPDDVRSMCCRLRLDNRELYHRGGGLFGSNPLTGSVGVVTINMPRIGYLSKTKKEFFDKLGKLMDIAKESLEIKRKTIEDLTEKGLYPYSRHYLEGVKKIRGGYWGNHFSTIGLVGLNEAILNFKPVQKNIGAKEGNKFAKEVLDFMRSQITKYQQDDGGLYNLEATPAEGTSFRLAKKDKEKYPDIVTSGTKEKPYYTNSSQLPVNYTDDIFEALDLQDDLQTKYTGGTVLHIFMGEKISETAALKSLIKKTFTKYNLPYVTISPTFSICPVHGYMPGEHFACPKCIIDQPCEVYSRIVGYLRPVQQWNEGKQQEFKQRKNFKISQRIS
- the ftsZ gene encoding cell division protein FtsZ, encoding MPQVKPEIESFARIKVIGVGGGGCNSVSRMVRQKIKGIDFIGINTDAQALHHCKAPEKILIGKSVTRGLGAGMNIETGRQACEESREEVEETLKGADMVFITAGLGGGTGTPSAPIVADIARNTGALTVAIVTKPFSFEGEQRASIAEDGLSELKDKVDSLIVIPNDKVLTTIDEKVTLINAFSYVDNVLSQGVQAISDLIVKPGIVNVDFADVKTIMKDSGWALMGIGRAKGESRMEEAAHEAVNSPLIEVSIDGAKGLLFTIAGGEDLTMSEVNEGSKMITKSVDSDAKIIFGAVMDEALRKNEVKVTVIATGFNNIPEIKPKINKSGLTSRREDEEEKEEKDEGSEWDVPAFLRRKGKNEEKEEKD
- the ftsA gene encoding cell division protein FtsA; this translates as MSSRSSNCIFALDVGSSSIRSIVGEILPNLPLQIIAANTTESQGIRRGQIFDQDDAGEAIQTNINEIEQRTGGKIPSFIASVGGPHIQSITSRGVIAASRADGEITDDDVQRAIKAAEAVSLPKNKEIIHVIPKEFIVDKEKGIRDPLGMHGVRLEVECEVIMASTSYINGFMKAVEEAGSSVSGLVFSTLAASEAVLSKRQKELGVLVLDIGGSSTGLCVFEDGNLLSASVLPIGGSHITNDVAIAFQLSIEVAEKLKLKYGMACANGGGRKEEINLSEFGDEKSDKKISRKKLIDVIEARNTEILELVNKELKKIERERLLPGGVVLTGGSARIPGMEEAVKKELHLPCQVGFPSRVEGIVDKVDDPSFATAIGLLLWEMKENEDKGFVLPKKLKIGNKFSKAKKWFEGLLP
- a CDS encoding 50S ribosomal protein L25, which produces MLSLIVEKREKLKEKTDFLRKDNLLPAVVYGKELGNIPIKTNYNDFRGAYEEAGESTIIKLKMKGDKEEEYPVLIREVQKDPLSGEFLHADFFQLPMNEEVEVTVPLDFKGESPAEKELGGVLIKNLHEIEIKALPNNLVHSIEVDVSSLAQLDDEIKIKDLVVPEQVKILAEPDEIVAVVGRVKEEKIEEEPEEEKIEDIEVVGEKKEEGEEGEEVAEGKEETKVPEEATKKEADKKDNSKK
- a CDS encoding ketose-bisphosphate aldolase, with amino-acid sequence MEKSKIRIFRDAQKKKIAIGQFNFSDISQFKAILSAAKKTKKTFIFGTSESESKFLTPSLAVKLRDIAEKELGFPVILNLDHGKSFSYIKKAIEAGYDMVHFDGSSFSLKTNIKKTKEVVIYAKKKGVIIEGELGYLRGGSFLHKDYAKIKKEDLTSPEEADFFVRETKVDGLAVVIGNIHGVWAKMPHLDLDRLNMIKNKVGARAFLVLHGGSGISKKSIKKAIQKGIRKININTEIRIAWRKGLEKTLNENKKEVIPYKLFPTISKEIEKVVLEKINLFNNS
- the gpmI gene encoding 2,3-bisphosphoglycerate-independent phosphoglycerate mutase, which codes for MIKNILENKKQNILLIIIDGLGLSDKKEGNAFTLAKTPYLDYAWKNYPHTKLLCHGKYAGLPNNQDGNSEAGHMNLGAGRVVLQDAIFISNSIKDGTFFKNEAFRQAIYHLKKHKSKFHLMGLLSGKESPHVYPDHLYGLFELAKREKIKPILHLFTDGRDSSPHGSIEFLRHLKKNFKNGEVVASIVGRFYAMDRKKNWSNIEKVYNLLTLGKGVEVESAEDAIVKSYNQGLTDEFIMPSVIMKDGKPTATIDENDIVIFFNLRSDRARELTKPFTQEDFNTLNPGAFKRKKIPKNIRFVAMTDFGPELSKILTAFPSRDVVNSLPFALCEREGICDGKQLYIAESEKYAHVTFFFNGGWSVPVVGEETIRVPSPDVDCYDKTPEMSAVKLTKILKEKIKKGNYNFICVNYANPDMIAHTGDLKAGIKCLEVLDKLIKSLINEALKNNFICVVTSDHGNIEEMLNTETREVDTKHSKNKTPFILISKEKKYKNIRLKEGVLGDVAPTILEIMGIKKPKEMTRKGLIMKKSKIKLWKNQK
- the tpiA gene encoding triose-phosphate isomerase, encoding MTKQKIIVANWKMNPENIDGAKAILNSIRKEIKSKEGIEIIICPPSIYIEGLKKELIKQENLKLKLGGQNCFWEEKGAFTGEISPTMLRGMGCQYVILGHSERRKILEETDEIISKKLKTALKIGLKVVLCIGETEEDRKENLTFDVLRAQIENTIGLLSGRHTTNIIIAYEPVWAIGTGKNCKSDEAMSILMYIKKELLKILSQNTVDRISFLYGGSVNGKNARNYIEGGFEGLLVGGASLKPGEFIKIIDSLKEKHDKEYFRK